The Methanolacinia petrolearia DSM 11571 genome has a segment encoding these proteins:
- the artA gene encoding archaeosortase A, which yields MLEAIVAGLSFAGFLGFLLPLPYKKWFAAVGWTALVGILFANFPQYFAENNIIYPLIAFLALPALWVTVKKLNEENGVVFCMTRAAAIGFLVFAPFAYIEPLGDWLIGVNISILESIFGFIGFSYTLAEWNLFMHDIYSVRIILGCTGIQAMALMLGIAWSVPSTIRQKALTFAVIVPVIFIMNLIRNLFVIIAYSEQWFPFLPWIASNGELGYESYFWSHNIISEFGLSLLTVIIVGLAMITIIPDLKAFFIDLLRLYNAEFRKMLGKPTK from the coding sequence ATGTTGGAAGCCATCGTAGCAGGATTATCTTTTGCAGGTTTTCTGGGATTCCTGCTCCCTCTGCCATATAAAAAATGGTTTGCGGCGGTCGGCTGGACCGCACTCGTAGGGATTCTCTTCGCGAACTTTCCGCAATACTTTGCAGAGAACAACATAATTTATCCCCTGATCGCATTTCTTGCGCTTCCGGCACTCTGGGTTACGGTAAAAAAACTTAACGAGGAGAACGGCGTCGTCTTCTGCATGACGAGGGCGGCGGCAATCGGATTCCTGGTCTTCGCCCCGTTCGCCTATATAGAGCCGCTCGGGGACTGGCTTATCGGGGTGAATATATCTATACTCGAATCCATCTTCGGCTTCATCGGCTTCAGCTACACCCTTGCCGAATGGAACCTCTTTATGCATGACATCTACAGCGTACGGATTATACTCGGGTGCACTGGGATACAGGCGATGGCTCTCATGCTCGGGATAGCCTGGTCTGTCCCGTCTACAATCCGGCAGAAGGCTCTCACATTTGCAGTCATCGTCCCCGTCATCTTCATAATGAACCTGATCAGGAACCTCTTCGTGATCATCGCGTATTCGGAGCAGTGGTTTCCGTTCCTGCCATGGATCGCATCAAACGGTGAATTGGGCTACGAGAGCTATTTCTGGTCGCATAATATAATATCCGAGTTCGGCCTCTCGCTCCTGACCGTAATAATTGTCGGCCTCGCGATGATCACGATTATCCCGGACCTCAAGGCGTTTTTCATAGACCTTCTCAGGTTGTATAATGCAGAGTTCAGGAAGATGCTCGGTAAACCGACAAAATAA
- a CDS encoding sensor histidine kinase: MDVQIEESKRELSRVLELLKDEPRGLSITDISRALKLNRNSVSKYLNMLLISGHVELRSIGVAKVYFLSKRVPISAMLDYSSDAIVVLNRNMEIVVANESFLSLTGSEFRDIIKMKIAGSGIPVVTDPGVYKEIVNSFKSDSSSSEMEWGDGSGEYFYRIKFIPTVFDEGSPGLTVIIEDISQIKKTLLVKERMLEEVHMRVRSNLAVVNSLLNIQSGKLRNPEAVGVLASTQRRIQALALVHENLGLSESGYILKVEDYIRELSADLVEGLGIGKGNIVVKTDAIDVDLYLDEAVYCGFIINELLMNSYMHAFPEGAAGEISVSLGEDDGIYRFSYADNGRGFPPGMNLESPESTGIMIIRRLVEDQLGGIIEIHPGHGVVFEIAFGK, encoded by the coding sequence ATGGATGTGCAGATTGAGGAGAGTAAGAGGGAACTGTCCAGGGTTCTTGAACTTCTGAAGGACGAACCGAGGGGACTCAGTATTACGGATATTTCCCGTGCCCTGAAGCTCAACCGCAACTCAGTCTCGAAATACCTGAACATGCTTCTGATCTCCGGCCATGTCGAACTTCGGAGCATCGGTGTCGCAAAGGTCTATTTTCTCTCCAAGCGTGTTCCGATATCTGCCATGCTCGACTACTCCTCCGATGCCATAGTTGTTCTGAACCGCAATATGGAGATAGTGGTGGCAAACGAATCGTTTCTCAGCCTTACAGGAAGCGAGTTCAGGGACATAATCAAGATGAAGATTGCCGGATCAGGTATACCGGTAGTCACGGACCCGGGTGTTTATAAAGAGATTGTAAACAGTTTTAAATCTGACAGCAGCTCCTCGGAGATGGAGTGGGGGGACGGTTCAGGCGAATACTTCTACAGGATAAAGTTTATCCCGACCGTTTTCGACGAGGGAAGCCCTGGTCTTACGGTTATAATCGAGGATATCAGCCAGATAAAAAAGACTCTCCTGGTAAAGGAGAGGATGCTCGAGGAGGTCCATATGAGGGTCAGGAGCAATCTTGCCGTAGTGAACAGCCTCCTGAACATACAGTCGGGAAAGCTCCGCAATCCCGAGGCGGTAGGTGTTCTTGCCTCGACGCAGAGACGTATACAGGCGCTTGCCCTCGTTCATGAGAACCTCGGCTTGTCTGAGTCCGGTTACATACTTAAGGTGGAGGATTATATCAGGGAGCTTTCGGCGGATCTTGTTGAGGGGCTTGGTATAGGCAAGGGAAATATCGTTGTTAAAACCGATGCGATAGACGTTGACCTCTATCTTGACGAGGCGGTGTACTGCGGGTTCATAATAAATGAACTTTTGATGAACTCCTATATGCATGCATTTCCTGAAGGTGCGGCCGGGGAGATCTCGGTCTCTCTCGGGGAAGACGACGGCATCTACAGGTTCAGTTATGCGGACAACGGCAGGGGTTTTCCTCCGGGTATGAACCTTGAATCGCCGGAATCGACCGGCATCATGATTATAAGGAGGCTTGTTGAGGATCAGCTCGGTGGAATTATTGAGATTCACCCCGGTCATGGTGTTGTATTTGAGATTGCGTTTGGAAAGTAG
- a CDS encoding response regulator encodes MSGDVERSADDPVKILIVEDDAIIAMDMEQVLNGKGYKVVGRVDRGEKALDAVEEKKPDIVLMDINIKGSLNGIDVAKMLLNDIHIKVIYVTAYSDVNMKEKAFETEPVGYLIKPVRETELIDMIRQATGGDS; translated from the coding sequence ATGAGCGGGGATGTTGAAAGAAGTGCGGATGATCCCGTAAAGATACTGATTGTTGAAGATGACGCCATAATTGCGATGGACATGGAGCAGGTCCTGAACGGGAAAGGCTACAAAGTGGTTGGAAGAGTCGACAGGGGGGAGAAGGCTCTTGATGCGGTTGAAGAGAAGAAGCCGGATATCGTGCTTATGGATATCAACATAAAAGGAAGCTTAAACGGCATTGATGTTGCAAAGATGCTCCTTAACGATATTCACATTAAGGTGATCTACGTTACGGCATATTCCGATGTCAACATGAAGGAGAAGGCGTTTGAGACCGAACCGGTAGGCTATCTTATAAAGCCCGTTCGCGAGACCGAGCTTATAGACATGATAAGGCAGGCGACCGGCGGGGATTCGTGA
- a CDS encoding LysE family translocator encodes MFTLPEFFVLSFLIGLTGALVPGPTLVATINESLKSGWTAGPRVTSGHIAIELAIAIAVIFGISAVLSEYTSEIAVAGGAVLVIFGLMNILSSRNIKIGRSGSVQPGTAPFLAGIITSATNPYFWIWWLTTGAGFLLEGLKGGIIFAAAFMIGHWFSDLGWFTFVSAGVSKGKNVMPERMYRGIIFACGIFLIGFGLWFISGTLG; translated from the coding sequence ATGTTCACACTCCCCGAATTCTTTGTGCTTTCATTCCTGATCGGCCTGACCGGCGCCCTCGTTCCCGGCCCGACCCTTGTCGCGACGATCAACGAATCCCTGAAGTCCGGGTGGACCGCAGGGCCGAGGGTCACGTCGGGACACATTGCAATAGAGCTTGCAATAGCAATAGCCGTTATATTCGGAATTTCCGCCGTTCTTTCCGAATATACAAGCGAAATAGCGGTTGCCGGGGGTGCCGTACTCGTAATATTCGGGCTGATGAACATACTCTCGTCGCGAAATATAAAGATAGGGAGAAGCGGAAGCGTTCAGCCCGGAACAGCACCTTTTCTTGCGGGAATCATAACATCGGCTACGAACCCCTACTTCTGGATCTGGTGGCTCACTACAGGGGCCGGCTTTCTTCTCGAAGGGCTGAAGGGGGGAATCATATTCGCCGCTGCATTTATGATCGGGCACTGGTTCTCGGACCTCGGGTGGTTCACCTTCGTATCTGCAGGAGTCTCCAAAGGAAAGAACGTTATGCCAGAGAGAATGTACAGGGGCATAATATTCGCATGCGGGATATTCCTTATAGGATTCGGGCTGTGGTTCATCTCCGGAACTCTCGGATAA
- a CDS encoding ABC transporter ATP-binding protein, whose protein sequence is MILSINGIEFSYRSRDVLRDVSFDVQPNEIMTILGPNGVGKTTLLKCINKIHHPKAGSILIEDEDIMKMDLLNVARRVGYVPQHCEKGRLTAYDAILLGRRPHITWNTSDNDLKIVDAAIKRLRMEDLAMRYIDEMSGGELQKVSVARALVQEPKLMLLDEPTSSLDLKNQQEILRIIKAVVRGHSVSAVMTMHDINTALRFSDKFVLLKDGQIYAAGGPEIITPESIREVYDVDVHVENFKNSPIVIPV, encoded by the coding sequence ATGATATTGAGTATAAACGGAATTGAATTCAGCTACAGAAGCAGGGACGTTTTAAGAGACGTCTCCTTCGATGTCCAGCCAAATGAAATAATGACAATCCTCGGGCCGAACGGTGTCGGAAAGACGACTCTGCTGAAATGCATAAACAAGATCCACCACCCGAAGGCCGGTTCCATTCTGATAGAGGACGAGGATATCATGAAGATGGACCTTCTCAATGTAGCGAGGAGAGTCGGCTATGTCCCCCAGCACTGCGAAAAGGGGCGTCTTACGGCCTATGACGCAATACTCCTCGGCAGGAGGCCGCATATCACCTGGAATACAAGTGACAACGATCTGAAGATCGTCGATGCGGCTATCAAACGCCTTCGTATGGAGGACCTTGCCATGAGATATATCGACGAGATGAGCGGCGGAGAGCTACAGAAGGTAAGTGTCGCAAGAGCCCTCGTCCAGGAGCCCAAACTCATGCTTCTCGACGAGCCTACGAGCAGCCTCGATCTTAAGAACCAGCAGGAGATACTGAGAATAATAAAGGCGGTCGTAAGAGGCCACTCGGTCTCCGCCGTGATGACAATGCACGACATCAATACGGCGCTTCGGTTCTCGGACAAGTTCGTCCTTCTCAAGGACGGACAGATCTACGCCGCAGGCGGGCCCGAGATTATAACCCCGGAATCGATACGGGAGGTCTACGATGTCGACGTCCATGTTGAGAACTTTAAAAACAGCCCGATAGTAATCCCTGTCTGA
- a CDS encoding FecCD family ABC transporter permease: MHLNGGEIPENYSRYIGKKITFIIAGIVLLFILLIISISVGAVGIPPLEVAQTLFGANLSTQWDTIIWNIRFPQAISAIIAGAALAVAGVAMQSILRNPLGSPYTLGISNAAAFGAAFSVIVLGTGTMHSTGADAVVIDNPYITTIIAFIFAMIATGVILLLSKIRGASPEIMVLAGVAIGSLFTAGTMFLQYFADDTQLAAVVFWSFGDVARAHGTELILMGVATVICSIYFVMNMWNYNAIDAGDETAKGLGVNVERVRLVGMIVASFLSAIVISFLGVIGFVGLVCPHMARRIVGDDHRFLIPATIVFGGVLLLASDTAARLILAPHVLPVAILTAFLGAPVFIYLLLKGYKR, encoded by the coding sequence ATACATCTTAACGGCGGGGAAATCCCGGAAAATTACAGCAGATACATTGGAAAGAAGATCACTTTCATCATAGCGGGAATAGTCCTCCTGTTCATCCTCCTGATAATCTCGATATCAGTCGGTGCCGTAGGAATACCGCCTCTTGAAGTTGCGCAGACCCTCTTCGGAGCGAATCTCAGTACCCAGTGGGACACGATCATCTGGAACATAAGATTCCCCCAGGCGATCTCCGCTATAATCGCAGGTGCCGCGCTTGCAGTCGCCGGCGTAGCGATGCAGTCGATCCTCAGGAATCCCCTCGGATCTCCGTACACCCTGGGTATATCGAATGCTGCAGCATTCGGTGCGGCATTCTCTGTTATTGTTCTCGGAACCGGTACCATGCACAGCACGGGTGCCGATGCGGTCGTAATCGACAATCCATACATTACGACAATAATCGCCTTCATCTTTGCGATGATCGCCACAGGAGTAATACTTCTTCTGTCAAAAATCCGGGGTGCTTCTCCCGAGATCATGGTCCTCGCCGGAGTTGCGATAGGATCGCTTTTTACAGCCGGAACCATGTTCCTGCAGTACTTTGCCGATGACACCCAGCTTGCAGCTGTGGTATTCTGGAGCTTCGGTGATGTTGCAAGAGCTCACGGAACCGAACTGATTCTCATGGGCGTTGCAACGGTCATCTGTTCGATCTACTTTGTCATGAACATGTGGAATTACAATGCAATTGACGCAGGCGACGAAACGGCGAAAGGCCTCGGCGTCAATGTTGAGAGAGTCCGTCTCGTCGGGATGATTGTTGCATCGTTCCTCTCGGCAATCGTCATCTCCTTCCTCGGAGTAATCGGATTCGTCGGCCTTGTATGCCCACATATGGCAAGAAGAATTGTCGGTGACGATCACAGGTTCCTGATACCGGCAACGATCGTATTCGGCGGGGTGCTTCTCCTTGCATCCGACACCGCGGCCAGGCTCATCCTCGCACCGCATGTCCTCCCCGTTGCGATTCTTACCGCGTTCCTCGGTGCGCCGGTTTTCATATACCTGCTGTTGAAGGGGTATAAGAGATGA
- a CDS encoding iron ABC transporter substrate-binding protein — MSKKIVLLSVLLVLMAVTAFFAGCTGTDSTAGETSGGSAVSETVTITDALGREVTVPKNPESVVCSGSGTLRLLTYLEAQDKIVGVDDIEIEEQQLEGRPYAIANTQFKNYPLIGEYRGADDPEKIIACNPEVIFKSNPTSASEIDELQDKTGIPVVALTYGSLSVERSDLYQSLTIMGEVMGKEDRAKDVIEFFNSSIADLNGRTESVAEDDKISTYVGGISYRGPHGFQSTEPSYPPFIFVNAYNVAGEMGTEHADVAKEKIIEWNPEVLFVDLGTLQTTPSAIDELKTDESYQTLDAVKSDKVYGVLPYNYYASNYGSVLADAYYVGSVLYPDQFADIDPAEKADEIYTFLVGEPVFDELNAYYDNLGFTQIKL; from the coding sequence ATGTCTAAAAAAATCGTCTTATTATCAGTATTACTGGTATTAATGGCAGTAACAGCCTTTTTTGCAGGGTGCACAGGTACCGACAGCACCGCAGGTGAAACATCAGGCGGCTCCGCTGTCTCAGAGACCGTCACTATTACCGATGCGCTCGGAAGAGAGGTTACAGTTCCTAAAAACCCTGAATCGGTTGTATGCTCCGGTTCAGGAACTCTCAGACTCCTGACATACCTGGAGGCACAGGACAAGATAGTCGGTGTCGACGATATCGAGATCGAAGAACAGCAACTTGAAGGAAGACCTTATGCGATAGCGAATACCCAGTTCAAGAATTATCCGCTGATAGGTGAGTACCGCGGAGCCGATGATCCCGAGAAGATTATCGCGTGCAACCCAGAAGTCATATTCAAATCCAATCCTACGTCCGCAAGTGAAATCGACGAACTCCAGGATAAGACAGGAATACCGGTAGTTGCGCTTACATACGGAAGTCTTAGTGTAGAAAGATCAGACCTGTACCAGTCCCTTACCATAATGGGAGAGGTCATGGGCAAAGAGGATCGTGCAAAAGATGTGATCGAGTTCTTCAACAGCAGCATCGCGGACCTCAACGGCCGCACCGAATCCGTTGCAGAAGATGACAAGATCAGCACCTATGTCGGCGGAATCTCATACAGGGGACCGCATGGTTTCCAGTCGACAGAACCATCGTACCCGCCCTTCATATTCGTAAACGCCTATAATGTCGCCGGGGAGATGGGAACGGAGCATGCAGACGTTGCAAAGGAGAAGATAATAGAGTGGAACCCCGAAGTCCTGTTTGTCGATCTCGGAACCTTACAGACAACACCCTCCGCAATCGATGAACTGAAGACAGACGAGTCATACCAGACTCTTGACGCCGTAAAATCCGACAAAGTCTACGGGGTGCTCCCTTACAATTACTACGCCTCCAACTACGGATCGGTCCTTGCGGATGCATACTATGTAGGATCAGTTCTTTATCCCGACCAGTTCGCCGATATTGATCCTGCCGAAAAGGCGGATGAGATCTACACGTTCCTCGTAGGAGAACCTGTATTCGACGAACTTAACGCATATTACGATAATCTTGGCTTTACACAGATAAAACTCTAA
- a CDS encoding iron ABC transporter substrate-binding protein, with translation MSKKIVLLSVLLVLMALTAIFAGCTSDGSTAGETPGGSTVSETVTITDALGREVTVPKNPESVVCSGSGCLRYLTYLQAEDKIVGVDDIETEETKFDARPYALANPQFREYPLIGEFRGADDPEKIIACNPDVIFKTYVTSASDADELQDKTGIPVVALNYGDLGVNRADMYQALTLMGEVMGKEDRAKDIIGFFNSSIADLNARTESVAEDAKISTYIGGIAYRGPHGFQSTEPSYPPFMFVDAYNVAGEMGTEHADVAKEKIIEWNPDVLFVDLSTLQTTPSAIDELQTDESYQTLDAVKSDEVYGVLPYNWYTSNHGSVIADAYYIGTILYPEQFSDIDPAAKADEIYTFLVGEPVFDEMNIAFNNTAFTRIAV, from the coding sequence ATGTCTAAAAAAATCGTCTTATTATCAGTATTACTGGTATTAATGGCATTAACAGCCATTTTTGCAGGGTGTACTAGTGACGGCAGCACAGCAGGTGAAACACCGGGCGGTTCAACGGTCTCAGAGACCGTCACTATTACCGATGCGCTCGGAAGAGAGGTTACGGTCCCGAAAAATCCGGAATCCGTAGTTTGTTCTGGTTCGGGATGTCTCAGGTACCTGACGTATTTACAGGCTGAAGACAAGATCGTCGGTGTCGACGACATTGAGACTGAAGAAACAAAGTTCGATGCGAGACCCTACGCACTTGCAAACCCGCAGTTCAGGGAATACCCGCTGATCGGTGAATTCCGGGGAGCTGACGACCCCGAGAAGATCATTGCATGCAACCCCGATGTAATATTCAAAACATATGTTACATCCGCATCGGATGCCGATGAACTACAGGATAAGACAGGAATTCCTGTAGTCGCCCTCAACTACGGTGATCTCGGAGTTAACAGGGCTGACATGTACCAGGCTCTCACCCTGATGGGAGAGGTCATGGGCAAAGAGGATCGTGCAAAAGATATAATCGGTTTCTTCAACAGCAGCATCGCAGACCTCAACGCTCGTACCGAATCCGTAGCCGAAGATGCCAAGATCAGCACCTATATAGGTGGAATCGCATACAGGGGACCACATGGCTTCCAGTCAACTGAACCATCGTACCCGCCTTTCATGTTCGTAGATGCCTATAACGTAGCCGGAGAGATGGGAACGGAGCATGCAGACGTTGCAAAGGAGAAGATAATAGAGTGGAACCCCGACGTACTCTTCGTTGATCTCTCGACGCTCCAGACCACACCCTCGGCAATAGATGAATTGCAGACAGACGAGTCATACCAGACTCTCGATGCAGTGAAATCGGATGAAGTCTACGGAGTTCTGCCATACAACTGGTACACATCAAACCACGGCTCCGTTATTGCCGATGCCTATTATATCGGAACGATACTCTATCCTGAACAGTTCTCCGATATCGATCCTGCAGCAAAGGCAGACGAGATCTACACTTTCCTTGTAGGCGAGCCAGTCTTCGATGAGATGAACATCGCCTTCAACAACACTGCATTTACAAGAATCGCAGTCTAA
- a CDS encoding class I SAM-dependent methyltransferase, which translates to MKPEKRDLKYKINWQDARKSILDERFKGPKLSFDPKIKEKSAADFSKKISEGDFEYGRKTAEIFAGFLEPSYEVLEIGPGPGTVTVPLSKLVKSITSIDLSLRNIEFLRKNLTEKGCTNVEVINKNWLRMDDYELENSYDLVFCSHFLWMIPDLEEHINKMENASRRYCAIVQPAGRDKLVKDVFTVITGQEYGGEFEPDADYFAYVIIRQWGRLPNVSHFSYSNTMTIDEKVRSIASFIGRFVEVDKERVEKIRELVAPHAEDGIFRETMNAVVMWWEI; encoded by the coding sequence ATGAAACCAGAGAAAAGAGACCTTAAATACAAAATAAACTGGCAGGACGCAAGAAAATCCATACTTGACGAGAGATTCAAAGGGCCGAAGCTCTCTTTCGATCCTAAAATAAAAGAGAAATCGGCCGCCGATTTTTCCAAAAAGATCTCAGAAGGCGACTTCGAATACGGAAGAAAAACCGCGGAGATCTTCGCCGGATTCCTTGAGCCGTCATATGAAGTCCTGGAGATCGGCCCCGGTCCGGGAACGGTGACGGTCCCGTTGTCCAAACTTGTAAAAAGCATAACTTCAATCGACCTTTCACTCAGGAACATCGAATTTCTCAGGAAAAACCTGACGGAGAAAGGATGCACGAATGTCGAAGTGATAAACAAAAACTGGCTCAGAATGGACGATTACGAACTGGAGAACAGCTACGATCTCGTATTCTGCTCGCACTTCCTCTGGATGATCCCCGACCTTGAAGAGCATATAAACAAGATGGAAAACGCCTCCAGGAGATACTGCGCCATAGTCCAGCCCGCGGGAAGGGACAAACTTGTAAAAGATGTATTCACCGTGATCACCGGACAGGAGTACGGCGGTGAATTCGAACCCGATGCCGATTATTTCGCATATGTCATCATCAGGCAATGGGGAAGACTGCCGAATGTCAGCCACTTTTCATACTCGAACACGATGACAATAGACGAAAAAGTCAGGTCCATCGCATCCTTTATCGGTCGTTTTGTTGAGGTCGACAAAGAAAGGGTGGAAAAGATTCGGGAATTGGTCGCCCCGCATGCAGAAGACGGCATATTCAGGGAGACGATGAATGCCGTCGTAATGTGGTGGGAGATCTAA
- a CDS encoding DUF3344 domain-containing protein — MYDFEGIPLDIASQGEVAGSIYSAGTYGLTEPPVACSFTLPGEPVWAEVYTGVWGGTEKYSGTAEISINSLKIFKYSLYGEQDMNENVYCTGHGVYWISQDATDLLHSGENRVVVNTSRGESGSRMDGRVYAVFVVAAVGDNSGYITQYWIAEGNENLHGEGWSGSNPTVHDTSSYTFSGADLTGMQSAELTTVLLAGTRYQPDYMTFNSNDLGQPETDTSHYPEGATDIGDEICFDAEGGSGTESRYVDVESFDVTDYVKDVNTVVFERGRDSNGDGVIDPSSAISEGEDYIHPCLAVLSVKKKKASLLQDMGIAGITTANMYAGATGTLTAEVRNYGENTGSQAVVAFYVDGEKIGTATADTGSSGVGYAVIEWAATGGEHEISAKLESPADSVSSNDEYSLACNIEDLPDLSLKVSSPVSAESGEAAVKQSPSFFMIPVLGAAGAAAVWGRRKKPGKIMAATLVCMLVLCPVLVQPSFAAGLEYREYVLPVEVLNEGGAVDPGVSLTVYLDGEKAAYTTLEDGIDGGDSESVEISIFTTPGSHKVRIVVDEEGSVDELDEGNNSFEAVYEFP; from the coding sequence TTGTATGACTTTGAGGGAATACCCCTGGATATTGCCAGCCAGGGGGAAGTTGCAGGATCGATATATTCAGCCGGTACTTACGGGCTCACGGAGCCGCCGGTTGCGTGCTCGTTCACTCTCCCCGGCGAACCTGTCTGGGCGGAGGTGTATACGGGGGTATGGGGTGGGACGGAAAAATACTCCGGAACCGCTGAAATTTCGATAAATTCTCTTAAAATATTCAAATATTCGCTTTACGGCGAGCAGGATATGAATGAGAATGTCTACTGCACGGGCCACGGGGTCTACTGGATCTCGCAGGATGCAACGGATCTCCTTCACAGCGGAGAAAACCGGGTGGTCGTGAACACTAGCCGCGGAGAATCGGGCAGCAGGATGGACGGCAGGGTCTATGCGGTCTTCGTCGTTGCGGCTGTCGGGGACAACAGCGGGTATATCACGCAGTACTGGATTGCCGAAGGAAACGAGAACCTCCACGGGGAAGGCTGGTCGGGGAGCAACCCGACGGTTCATGATACTTCCTCGTATACTTTCTCGGGTGCAGACCTCACCGGGATGCAGTCTGCCGAACTCACGACCGTTTTGCTTGCCGGGACAAGGTACCAGCCGGATTATATGACCTTCAACTCGAATGACCTCGGGCAGCCCGAGACGGACACCAGCCATTACCCGGAGGGTGCTACCGATATAGGCGATGAGATCTGCTTCGATGCCGAAGGAGGCTCCGGGACGGAGAGCAGGTATGTAGATGTGGAGTCGTTCGATGTCACGGATTACGTAAAGGATGTGAATACCGTAGTATTCGAGCGGGGGAGGGACAGCAACGGCGACGGGGTTATCGATCCGTCATCCGCGATCTCCGAGGGGGAGGATTATATTCATCCATGCCTGGCTGTCCTTTCCGTGAAGAAGAAGAAGGCCTCGCTTCTGCAGGATATGGGTATTGCAGGAATAACAACCGCCAATATGTACGCGGGTGCAACCGGGACCCTGACTGCCGAGGTCAGGAATTACGGGGAAAATACGGGTTCTCAGGCAGTAGTCGCGTTCTATGTCGACGGCGAAAAGATCGGGACTGCGACCGCAGATACCGGAAGCTCCGGGGTGGGCTATGCCGTCATCGAATGGGCTGCAACAGGCGGAGAGCACGAGATATCCGCGAAGCTGGAGTCCCCGGCCGATTCCGTCTCGTCCAACGACGAATATTCGCTTGCCTGCAATATAGAAGACCTGCCTGATCTCTCGCTTAAGGTGTCCAGCCCGGTAAGTGCAGAGAGCGGAGAGGCTGCCGTAAAGCAGAGCCCTTCGTTTTTCATGATCCCTGTGCTGGGTGCTGCCGGAGCGGCGGCAGTGTGGGGGAGGAGGAAAAAACCCGGAAAGATAATGGCTGCGACTCTTGTGTGCATGCTGGTCTTATGCCCGGTTCTGGTACAGCCGTCCTTTGCCGCCGGCCTCGAATACCGTGAGTACGTCCTGCCGGTTGAGGTTTTGAACGAAGGCGGAGCAGTCGATCCCGGAGTCTCGCTGACTGTCTATCTCGACGGCGAGAAGGCCGCTTATACGACTCTTGAAGACGGTATTGACGGCGGAGATTCGGAGAGCGTGGAGATTTCGATATTTACGACACCCGGCAGCCATAAGGTGCGGATTGTAGTCGATGAAGAGGGCTCGGTGGACGAACTCGATGAAGGCAACAACAGTTTCGAGGCAGTATATGAGTTCCCGTAA